The following DNA comes from Caldisericota bacterium.
ATCTTGAGGGCTTGCTCGATTTGGCGCATCGTATCGGGCTGAAGTTCACCCAAGCGCAAGAGCAGTCGAATCTTGGCCACCGCCCGAATCTGTCCCGTCAGCACCACCGAATCCTTGGTGAGCCCACCCTCCAGGGCCTTTACCAGAACGTCACTCGGATAGGACCGAGAAACATGGCGCGCATCGGTCAACGGGCAGACAACAATCACCGGGCTAGCCTGATTGATCGCATCGCGCGAGACGACCACCGCAGGCCGGGTGCCTCGCTGCTCCGAGCCTTCCACAGGATCGAGCCGTAACGAATAAACCTCACCGCGGCGGGGAGGCGACCCTGCAGACGCTTTAGGCGGAGAAAAGCTCATGATTCCTGACCTTCAGCAAGTTGGAAGGCCTCCCAGTCAGAATACTCGAGCTCTTGAGTCAGATGCAATGCCAGCTTCTGGTATGCTTCATCCTCGGCCATCGTCTTGAACCGGGCATCGATCTCGGCCTCTTCTAGCCTGTGGAGATACACATCAATCGCTTGGGTAATCAGTTGGTTGCGGCTGCGGGCTGCCCCCCGCTCAACGGCCATATCGGCCCACTTCACCAACTCCCCGGGCAGATCGACCGTCAAACGCGTCTTTGCTCCTTTCATATCATGTTCCCCCTGATTTCTGACCTTGAGCCAGCTTGCTCATTGTATAAAGTGCTATCGAAAAATGCAATCACAATCTGAAGGAAGCTAGATAGAGCGTTGGTGCCAGCGTTGGTGCCTGGTCTTTATTCTTGGTGTTTTGCTTCTCCTTTGCCAGGTAGATACCGATTGAAAAGAGATCTTTCCCAGAAGCGAATCCGTCGCAGGATGTTTCACAGTGTGCCAGAGTTGATTGATGCCATTGACCAGTACCCCAGCATCTACAACAAACACCCCAAACCGTTCGTCTGGACGGCCAAGGTCGAGGACATACTACGGAAGGTATCTAAATGCAAAGCGATACTGGAAACAGTACCCTAGCACACTGCACGGCAGCGACAAGGTTCATGGGATATGACCAAGAGCCTTTCCCGTTTTGGTTAAGAACCCACACTGAATCCTGGCGTGACCTCGCTGTGGAAACTGAGATGCGGCAGAACGATGGGGAGCCGGTCACTCTCCTGAAGCTGGAAGGTGTGATGTCTTCAAAGTCAGTCTGCTGGCCGGAGGTGAACACTCGCAACCGGTTCGAGGGATATACGCTTCTTGCCTACAAAGCTGAAACAGTGGGCATGGATACTGACAAGTGTAAACTGAGCGCTGAAGAAAGGACCCGAGAGTGGGGCTGCAGGACGAAATTGACG
Coding sequences within:
- a CDS encoding type II toxin-antitoxin system PemK/MazF family toxin, whose protein sequence is MSFSPPKASAGSPPRRGEVYSLRLDPVEGSEQRGTRPAVVVSRDAINQASPVIVVCPLTDARHVSRSYPSDVLVKALEGGLTKDSVVLTGQIRAVAKIRLLLRLGELQPDTMRQIEQALKITLQLP
- a CDS encoding ribbon-helix-helix domain-containing protein; this translates as MKGAKTRLTVDLPGELVKWADMAVERGAARSRNQLITQAIDVYLHRLEEAEIDARFKTMAEDEAYQKLALHLTQELEYSDWEAFQLAEGQES